The proteins below are encoded in one region of Sminthopsis crassicaudata isolate SCR6 chromosome 1, ASM4859323v1, whole genome shotgun sequence:
- the MYL2 gene encoding myosin regulatory light chain 2, ventricular/cardiac muscle isoform has protein sequence MAPKKAKKRAEGANSNVFSMFEQTQIQEFKEAFTIMDQNRDGFIDKADLRDTFAALGRVNVKNEEIDEMIKEAPGPINFTVFLTMFGEKLKGADPEETILNAFKVFDPEGKGVLKSDYIQEMLTTQAERFSKEEIDQMFAAFPPDVTGNLDYKNLVHIITHGEEKD, from the exons GCACCCAAAAAAGCCAAGAAGCGGGCAGAGGGAGCCAACTCCAACGTCTTCTCCATGTTCGAGCAAACCCAGATCCAGGAATTCAAGGAG GCATTTACCATCATGGACCAGAACCGGGATGGGTTCATTGACAAAGCAGATCTAAGGGATACGTTTGCTGCCCTTG GTCGTGTGaatgtgaaaaatgaagaaatcgaTGAAATGATAAAGGAGGCTCCAGGACCAATCAATTTCACCGTCTTCTTGACCATGTTTGGGGAAAAGCTCAAAG GTGCTGACCCAGAAGAAACTATTCTTAATGCATTCAAAGTGTTTGATCCAGAAGGCAAAGGGGTGCTAAAGTCTGACTA TATCCAGGAAATGCTCACCACCCAAGCAGAGAGGTTTTCTAAAGAGGAG ATTGACCAGATGTTTGCAGCCTTCCCTCCAGATGTGACCGGAAACCTAGACTACAAGAATCTCGTGCATATCATCACACATGGGGAAGAAAAAGATTAA